In Nocardioides conyzicola, one genomic interval encodes:
- a CDS encoding nuclear transport factor 2 family protein, giving the protein MDDITAISQLKYRYLRTLDTKQWDEFADCFVPDTTGDYNGLLFDNRDALVSYMKENLPEGFLTMHQVHHPEIEVDGDTATARWYLQDKVIVPAFQFMLEGAAFYSDRYVRTPEGWRVAHTGYRRTFEVTYDLKDLPGTKINGPGEHTHV; this is encoded by the coding sequence GTGGACGACATCACCGCGATCAGCCAGCTGAAGTACCGCTACCTGCGCACCCTGGACACCAAGCAGTGGGACGAGTTCGCCGACTGCTTCGTCCCCGACACGACGGGCGACTACAACGGCCTGCTCTTCGACAACCGGGACGCGCTGGTCTCCTACATGAAGGAGAACCTCCCTGAGGGCTTCCTCACCATGCACCAGGTGCACCACCCCGAGATCGAGGTCGACGGGGACACCGCGACGGCACGCTGGTACCTCCAGGACAAGGTGATCGTCCCGGCCTTCCAGTTCATGCTCGAGGGCGCGGCCTTCTACTCCGACCGCTACGTGCGGACGCCGGAGGGCTGGCGGGTCGCCCACACCGGCTACCGCCGTACCTTCGAGGTCACCTACGACCTGAAGGACCTGCCCGGCACCAAGATCAACGGTCCCGGCGAGCACACGCACGTCTGA
- a CDS encoding type II toxin-antitoxin system VapB family antitoxin, translating into MIFKRVGVGRPYPDHGLTSRGWADVPPRQIRLDLLVTTKDTLQLAALLDEDSTFYGDLFAHVVEWQGEYYLEDGLHRALRAALQQRNILHARVHTMEG; encoded by the coding sequence GTGATCTTCAAGCGCGTCGGCGTCGGGAGGCCCTACCCCGACCACGGACTGACGTCTCGTGGGTGGGCCGACGTGCCGCCGCGCCAGATCCGCCTGGACCTGCTGGTCACGACGAAGGACACGCTCCAGCTCGCCGCCCTCCTCGACGAGGACTCCACCTTCTACGGCGACCTCTTCGCCCACGTCGTCGAGTGGCAGGGCGAGTACTACCTCGAGGACGGCCTGCACCGCGCGCTCCGCGCGGCGCTCCAGCAGCGCAACATCCTGCACGCGCGCGTGCACACGATGGAGGGCTGA
- a CDS encoding LytR C-terminal domain-containing protein: MTQPMRTALTLVALGVLLVLAALWGWNAAMKPLPAKVDSAVCVDTDVAAGEKVYPQQVTVSVYNAGRREGLAGRTMQLLTDEGFAKGNAGNAASAKVSTIAIWTTTPKNPDVRLVASYFDHPKIERRDGPGAGVTVIVGDGFKTLAKGAGAARAASDATICSPPVT; this comes from the coding sequence ATGACGCAGCCGATGCGGACCGCCCTCACCCTGGTGGCGCTCGGGGTGCTGCTCGTCCTCGCCGCCCTGTGGGGGTGGAACGCCGCGATGAAGCCGCTGCCGGCGAAGGTCGACAGCGCCGTCTGCGTCGACACCGACGTGGCCGCGGGCGAGAAGGTCTACCCCCAGCAGGTCACCGTCAGCGTCTACAACGCCGGCCGCCGCGAGGGCCTGGCCGGGCGCACCATGCAGCTGTTGACGGACGAGGGCTTCGCGAAGGGCAACGCCGGCAACGCGGCGTCGGCGAAGGTGAGCACGATCGCGATCTGGACGACGACGCCGAAGAACCCCGACGTACGCCTGGTCGCCAGCTACTTCGACCACCCCAAGATCGAGCGCCGGGACGGTCCCGGCGCCGGGGTCACCGTCATCGTCGGTGACGGGTTCAAGACCCTCGCCAAGGGCGCGGGGGCCGCGCGCGCCGCGAGCGACGCCACCATCTGCAGCCCGCCGGTGACCTGA
- a CDS encoding potassium/proton antiporter, whose product MSFNVHELDTFVLVGSAVTLLAILAVRLSSRAGLPSLLIYLLMGVALGEKGLGIEFEDAELAHALGFAALAIILAEGGLTTSWREMRPSIRLGVSLATIGVAVSVTVVAVGAHFVLGLPWELALLLGAVTSPTDAAAVFSVLRVVPLPKKLTGSLEAESGLNDAPTVVLVTLVASGAVDEHGPLALFGIIGYELAAGTAIGLAAGFGGAWVMRRAALPSSGLYPLAVLSLTFLAYGVATSVHASGFAAVYVSALVLGNMELPHRAATRSFAEGVAWLAQIGLFVMLGLLLSPSRISWETVGLAVLAGLILTFVARPLSVLVSSIVQPMPWRELGFISWAGLRGAVPIVLMTIPLAEGIDQSKRLFDIVFVMVVIYTLLTGPTLPLVARVLKVARRSEPRGLEVEAAPLERIAADLLQVTISPVSRMHGVEVGELRLPQGSSVSMVIRDGRTIIPEQRTVLRHGDDLLVVTPRKLREKTEERLRQISEHGRLAQWLGEKDRRPR is encoded by the coding sequence GTGTCTTTCAATGTCCACGAGCTCGACACCTTCGTGCTCGTCGGATCTGCGGTCACGCTCCTGGCGATTCTCGCCGTCCGACTCTCGTCGCGTGCCGGGCTGCCCAGCCTGCTGATCTACCTCCTCATGGGCGTCGCCCTCGGGGAGAAGGGTCTCGGCATCGAGTTCGAGGACGCCGAGCTCGCGCACGCCCTGGGCTTCGCGGCGCTCGCGATCATCCTGGCCGAGGGTGGTCTCACCACCAGCTGGCGCGAGATGCGTCCCTCGATCCGGCTCGGCGTCTCGCTGGCGACCATCGGGGTCGCGGTGTCGGTGACGGTCGTCGCGGTCGGCGCCCACTTCGTCCTCGGCCTCCCGTGGGAGCTGGCCCTGCTGCTCGGCGCGGTGACCTCGCCGACGGACGCCGCGGCGGTGTTCTCGGTGCTCCGCGTCGTGCCGCTGCCCAAGAAGCTCACCGGTTCGCTCGAGGCCGAGTCCGGCCTGAACGACGCTCCGACGGTCGTGCTCGTGACGCTCGTCGCGTCCGGTGCCGTCGACGAGCACGGGCCGCTGGCGCTCTTCGGGATCATCGGCTACGAGCTCGCGGCCGGCACCGCGATCGGGCTCGCCGCCGGCTTCGGCGGTGCGTGGGTGATGCGTCGCGCGGCGCTCCCGTCGTCCGGTCTCTACCCGCTGGCCGTCCTCTCGCTCACGTTCCTCGCGTACGGCGTCGCGACGTCCGTCCACGCGTCCGGGTTCGCCGCCGTCTACGTGTCGGCGCTGGTGCTCGGCAACATGGAGCTCCCGCACCGGGCGGCCACCCGCTCCTTCGCCGAGGGTGTCGCCTGGCTGGCCCAGATCGGGCTGTTCGTGATGCTCGGGCTGTTGCTCTCGCCCAGCCGGATCTCCTGGGAGACCGTCGGGCTCGCCGTGCTGGCCGGCCTGATCCTGACCTTCGTCGCCCGCCCGCTCTCGGTGCTGGTCAGCTCCATCGTGCAGCCGATGCCGTGGCGCGAGCTGGGCTTCATCTCCTGGGCCGGGCTGCGCGGCGCCGTACCGATCGTGCTGATGACCATCCCGCTCGCGGAAGGGATCGACCAGTCGAAGCGGCTCTTCGACATCGTCTTCGTCATGGTCGTCATCTACACCCTGCTGACCGGACCCACGCTGCCCCTGGTCGCCCGGGTGCTGAAGGTGGCCCGTCGCTCCGAGCCGCGGGGGCTCGAGGTCGAGGCCGCCCCGCTCGAGCGGATCGCGGCCGACCTGCTGCAGGTGACGATCAGCCCGGTCTCCCGGATGCACGGCGTCGAGGTCGGCGAGCTGCGGCTCCCGCAGGGGTCCTCGGTGTCGATGGTCATCCGCGACGGGAGGACGATCATTCCCGAGCAGCGCACGGTGCTCCGGCACGGCGACGACCTGCTCGTCGTCACCCCGCGCAAGCTGCGGGAGAAGACCGAGGAGCGGCTGCGCCAGATCAGCGAGCACGGTCGGCTCGCGCAGTGGCTCGGCGAGAAGGACCGGCGTCCGCGCTGA
- a CDS encoding FAD-binding protein — protein MSTSGTALPDVLPASALGDEPERYDVVVVGFGIAGGCAALEAARAGARVLLLERAAVHGGTSSMSGGHFYLGGGTAVQVATGHEDSPDEMYKYLVAVSKEPEHDKIRAYCDGSVEHFDWLEALGFEFERSYYPEKAVIQPGTQGLMFTGNEKVWPFKQEAVPAPRGHKVPVPGDTEGTKMVMDLLRARVEEAGVEVRYETGATNLVVKDGAVVGVAWRSFDKHGAIAASAVVVAAGGFVMNPDMVAAYTPSLAEKPFTLGSTYDDGLGIRLGASVGAELKHMEEPFITAPFYPPSALMTGFIVNSSGERFVAEDCYHSRTSQFVMEQPDHTAYLIVDSEHVEYPKFPLVPLIDGFETIAELETSLSLPSGSVAATLERYNEMAEAGEDLDFHKGAEWLAPQGTGPWAVFDLRLGKAIYAGFTLGGVRVSVDGEAQRPDGSVIPGLYAAGACASNIAQDGKGYCSGTQLGEGSFFGRRAGRHAAGVSPATR, from the coding sequence ATGAGCACTTCCGGTACCGCCCTGCCCGACGTCCTGCCCGCCTCCGCGCTGGGCGACGAGCCCGAGCGGTACGACGTCGTCGTGGTCGGCTTCGGGATCGCGGGCGGCTGCGCGGCGCTCGAGGCGGCCCGGGCCGGTGCACGGGTGCTGCTGCTCGAGCGGGCGGCCGTGCACGGGGGCACCTCGTCGATGTCCGGCGGGCACTTCTACCTCGGCGGCGGGACGGCGGTGCAGGTCGCGACCGGGCACGAGGACTCGCCCGACGAGATGTACAAGTACCTCGTCGCGGTCTCCAAGGAGCCCGAGCACGACAAGATCCGCGCGTACTGCGACGGCTCGGTCGAGCACTTCGACTGGCTGGAGGCGCTGGGCTTCGAGTTCGAGCGCTCCTACTACCCGGAGAAGGCGGTGATCCAGCCCGGGACGCAGGGGCTGATGTTCACCGGCAACGAGAAGGTGTGGCCGTTCAAGCAGGAGGCGGTGCCGGCGCCGCGCGGCCACAAGGTGCCGGTCCCGGGCGACACCGAGGGCACCAAGATGGTGATGGACCTGCTGCGTGCCCGCGTCGAGGAGGCCGGCGTCGAGGTCCGCTACGAGACGGGGGCGACCAACCTCGTCGTCAAGGACGGCGCCGTGGTCGGCGTGGCCTGGCGGTCCTTCGACAAGCACGGCGCGATCGCCGCTTCGGCCGTGGTCGTCGCCGCCGGCGGCTTCGTGATGAACCCCGACATGGTCGCGGCGTACACGCCCTCGCTGGCCGAGAAGCCCTTCACCCTGGGCTCGACCTACGACGACGGGCTCGGCATCCGCCTCGGGGCGTCGGTCGGCGCCGAGCTCAAGCACATGGAGGAGCCGTTCATCACGGCGCCGTTCTACCCGCCGTCGGCCCTGATGACGGGCTTCATCGTCAACTCCTCCGGGGAGCGCTTCGTGGCCGAGGACTGCTACCACTCGCGGACGTCGCAGTTCGTGATGGAGCAGCCCGACCACACGGCGTACCTCATCGTCGACAGCGAGCACGTGGAGTACCCGAAGTTCCCGCTGGTGCCGCTGATCGACGGCTTCGAGACGATCGCCGAGCTGGAGACCTCCCTGTCACTGCCGAGCGGGTCGGTCGCCGCGACGCTCGAGCGCTACAACGAGATGGCGGAGGCCGGCGAGGACCTCGACTTCCACAAGGGCGCCGAGTGGCTGGCGCCCCAGGGCACCGGCCCGTGGGCGGTCTTCGACCTGCGGCTCGGCAAGGCGATCTACGCCGGCTTCACCCTCGGTGGCGTCCGGGTGTCGGTCGACGGCGAGGCGCAGCGTCCCGACGGCTCCGTCATCCCCGGCCTGTACGCCGCCGGTGCCTGCGCGTCCAACATCGCCCAGGACGGCAAGGGCTACTGCTCCGGCACGCAGCTCGGCGAGGGGTCGTTCTTCGGGCGGCGGGCGGGGCGTCACGCTGCGGGGGTTTCACCGGCTACCCGGTGA
- a CDS encoding pyridoxal phosphate-dependent aminotransferase translates to MTDRLRVASRANVPPFHVMDLLAASAARQRTHGDMLNLLAGQPMTGAPVPVREEAKRLLDSGDPLGYTPAAGILELREAIARHHKRAHGIDVTPDEVVVTTGSSGGFLLAFLAAFDVGDRVAMARPGYPCYRNVLTALGCEVVEIPTGPETRFQPTVAQLQELGDLQGLVVASPANPTGTMLLPSELAALASYCEEQQIQLISDEIYHGIEYAEPHLARSAWETSREAVVFSSFSKYFSMTGWRIGWMLVPERLQRAVDVLTGNFTICPPVIAQRACLAAFDDASYAELDGHVARYADNRRLLLDGLPRLGITELAPADGAFYVYADVGHLTDDTMVFAHHLLQTAGVAVAPGIDFDTVDGSRFVRLSFAGPGSEIEEALERLSTALDR, encoded by the coding sequence ATGACCGACCGGCTCCGGGTGGCGAGCAGGGCCAACGTGCCGCCGTTCCACGTGATGGACCTGCTGGCGGCATCGGCGGCGCGGCAGCGGACCCACGGCGACATGCTCAACCTGCTGGCCGGGCAGCCGATGACCGGGGCACCGGTGCCGGTGCGCGAGGAGGCGAAGCGGCTGCTCGACTCGGGTGACCCGCTGGGCTACACGCCGGCCGCCGGGATCCTCGAGCTGCGCGAGGCGATCGCGCGGCACCACAAGCGGGCGCACGGGATCGACGTCACGCCCGACGAGGTCGTGGTGACGACCGGCAGCAGCGGCGGGTTCCTGCTGGCGTTCCTGGCGGCGTTCGACGTGGGCGACCGGGTGGCGATGGCCCGACCCGGCTACCCCTGCTACCGCAACGTCCTGACCGCGCTCGGGTGCGAGGTGGTCGAGATCCCGACCGGCCCGGAGACCCGCTTCCAGCCGACCGTCGCCCAGCTCCAGGAGCTGGGCGACCTCCAGGGGCTCGTCGTCGCCAGCCCCGCCAACCCCACCGGCACGATGCTGCTCCCCAGCGAGCTGGCCGCCCTCGCGTCGTACTGCGAGGAGCAGCAGATCCAGCTGATCTCCGACGAGATCTACCACGGGATCGAGTACGCCGAGCCGCACCTCGCGCGCAGCGCCTGGGAGACCAGCCGCGAGGCGGTCGTCTTCTCGAGCTTCTCCAAGTACTTCTCCATGACCGGCTGGCGGATCGGCTGGATGCTGGTCCCCGAACGCCTGCAGCGGGCGGTCGACGTGCTGACCGGCAACTTCACGATCTGCCCGCCGGTGATCGCCCAGCGCGCCTGCCTGGCGGCCTTCGACGACGCGTCGTACGCCGAGCTCGACGGCCACGTCGCGCGCTACGCGGACAACCGCCGGCTCCTGCTCGACGGCCTGCCCCGGCTGGGCATCACCGAGCTGGCCCCGGCCGACGGCGCCTTCTACGTGTACGCCGACGTCGGGCACCTCACCGACGACACGATGGTCTTCGCCCACCACCTGCTGCAGACCGCCGGCGTCGCCGTGGCGCCGGGCATCGACTTCGACACCGTCGACGGCAGCCGCTTCGTGCGGCTCAGCTTCGCCGGTCCCGGCAGCGAGATCGAGGAGGCGCTCGAGCGCCTCTCCACAGCCCTCGACCGCTGA
- a CDS encoding FtsX-like permease family protein → MRTGRDVRLAITLVRGAGRRDAVRLVAMAFGVALAVYAALVGIAAPRVATAAHEVEVDRAPVLSEQSAAHGLRIQSASITVHDRVWTRATVTGAGSRAPRPPGVAQWPASGESIVSPALRDLAEADPDVAATIGPIAPATIGAAGLTGPDELFSYTAAGQEAGAHAPGQADRRPVVTAFHNPAAVTSGGLSFLVVIELALLVLAPAAIFLLTALRLSAVSRSKRTFALGLAGMSPSRTARLYAWEMSVVAVAGFVVGTAAYETTQAPLGSSGWLGVYWWPDQGALGGAAVLVAGVATVVVVNLTARRSMRIEATRTRSQRGRRPGRISAAVGLVLGVPSVGFLAVVALNGWLHPSTRWTNDTFAGYIAVAVLAGVGAIIIGIPSLIAGLGDAAASRTGPTFALGLRGAAYRVTTSRRLVAFVSCAVMLAGLSAAFLASLHRGAFGDPDEATVTFEVASIRADPHWLRDLPAGPYTIETSVRTPAGGMVSVEVGDCEAVERQAATVFLRPGPCVDAVQLGPGSGTGAPQTVTIAGHRLHVPAAGETSDVSWSLKFPVQDAGWARDLEDGDITYWVSRSDGTYDSTVRALTTTFPDLRIDAGLKNADQYAVYRQQAGTVRAAAALGILLSVCSFLLTSLESRWERTRSVMALSAIGTRQRVLRGANLVEFVFPVLVAAVPAAVVGILGGWAILSFRGSDGMFSAGIVEASCAGVLAAVAIAGLAGWGTGKAEFDREAIADT, encoded by the coding sequence TTGCGGACCGGGCGTGACGTCCGCCTGGCGATCACGCTGGTTCGTGGCGCCGGCCGCCGCGACGCCGTACGGCTGGTGGCCATGGCGTTCGGTGTCGCTCTGGCGGTCTACGCCGCACTGGTCGGGATCGCCGCCCCCCGGGTGGCGACGGCGGCCCACGAGGTCGAGGTCGACCGGGCTCCGGTGCTCAGTGAGCAGAGCGCCGCACACGGGTTGCGGATCCAATCGGCGTCGATCACCGTCCACGACCGGGTCTGGACCCGTGCCACCGTCACCGGCGCCGGGTCGCGCGCGCCGCGTCCGCCGGGCGTCGCGCAGTGGCCGGCGAGCGGTGAGTCGATCGTGTCACCGGCGTTGCGGGACCTCGCCGAGGCTGATCCGGACGTCGCCGCGACGATCGGGCCGATCGCCCCAGCGACCATCGGCGCCGCCGGGCTCACCGGCCCCGACGAGCTGTTCTCCTACACGGCGGCCGGCCAGGAGGCGGGAGCGCATGCTCCGGGGCAGGCCGACCGCCGTCCCGTGGTCACGGCGTTCCACAACCCCGCAGCGGTGACGTCGGGCGGGCTGAGCTTCCTGGTCGTCATCGAGCTCGCGCTCCTCGTCCTCGCGCCCGCGGCCATCTTCCTGCTCACCGCGCTGCGACTGTCGGCGGTCAGCCGGTCCAAGCGCACCTTCGCGCTGGGACTCGCTGGCATGTCGCCGTCGCGGACCGCTCGCCTGTACGCCTGGGAGATGTCGGTGGTCGCGGTGGCGGGGTTCGTCGTGGGGACTGCCGCGTACGAAACGACCCAGGCGCCTCTCGGCTCGTCGGGGTGGCTGGGCGTGTACTGGTGGCCCGACCAGGGTGCCCTCGGTGGGGCGGCGGTGCTCGTCGCCGGGGTGGCCACGGTCGTGGTCGTCAACCTGACAGCGCGCCGGTCCATGCGGATCGAGGCCACCCGGACCAGGTCACAGCGGGGACGCCGCCCGGGTCGGATCTCGGCAGCGGTGGGGCTCGTGCTGGGGGTTCCCTCCGTCGGCTTCCTGGCCGTCGTCGCCCTCAACGGGTGGCTCCATCCGTCCACTCGGTGGACCAACGACACCTTCGCCGGCTACATCGCGGTCGCCGTGCTCGCCGGTGTCGGCGCCATCATCATCGGCATCCCGAGCCTGATCGCCGGCCTCGGCGACGCGGCCGCCAGCCGAACCGGGCCGACGTTCGCGCTCGGGCTCCGCGGAGCGGCCTACCGGGTGACCACCTCTCGTCGGCTGGTCGCGTTCGTCTCGTGCGCCGTCATGCTCGCTGGTCTCAGCGCGGCGTTTCTCGCTTCCCTCCACCGGGGTGCCTTCGGAGACCCGGACGAGGCGACCGTGACGTTCGAGGTGGCCAGCATCCGCGCCGATCCACACTGGCTCCGCGACCTGCCAGCCGGTCCGTACACGATCGAGACGTCCGTGCGGACTCCTGCCGGCGGCATGGTGTCGGTCGAGGTGGGTGACTGCGAAGCCGTCGAACGCCAGGCCGCCACAGTCTTCCTGCGTCCCGGGCCGTGCGTGGACGCCGTCCAGCTGGGCCCCGGATCGGGCACCGGTGCGCCGCAGACCGTCACGATCGCGGGCCACCGGCTCCACGTCCCTGCGGCTGGGGAGACCTCCGACGTCAGCTGGTCGCTCAAGTTCCCGGTGCAGGACGCGGGCTGGGCGCGAGACCTCGAGGACGGCGACATCACCTACTGGGTCAGCCGGAGCGACGGCACCTACGACTCGACCGTGCGCGCCCTCACGACCACGTTCCCCGACCTGCGCATCGACGCTGGTCTCAAGAACGCCGACCAGTACGCCGTCTACCGCCAGCAGGCGGGAACCGTACGAGCCGCCGCTGCCCTGGGCATCCTGCTGAGTGTCTGTTCGTTCCTCCTGACCTCGCTGGAGAGCCGGTGGGAGCGGACTCGTTCGGTCATGGCGCTCTCCGCGATCGGGACCAGGCAGCGCGTCCTCCGAGGGGCCAACCTGGTCGAGTTCGTCTTCCCGGTGCTCGTCGCGGCCGTCCCCGCGGCCGTCGTCGGCATCCTCGGGGGATGGGCGATCTTGTCGTTCCGGGGCAGTGACGGGATGTTCTCGGCCGGCATCGTCGAGGCGTCATGCGCCGGCGTCCTCGCCGCGGTCGCGATCGCCGGCCTCGCTGGCTGGGGCACCGGCAAGGCCGAGTTCGACCGGGAGGCGATCGCGGACACCTGA
- a CDS encoding ABC transporter ATP-binding protein has product MTEILRANELSLRYGQQQVLREVSVTFPRPEAVAVTGPSGSGKTSLLYALSGLERGVTGSVWLLGHRLDELDADRLSDLRLHNVGFVFQSADLVPELTLRQNIALPLQLAGTSRRSVRERVEELVETLGLTQSADRRPSQVSGGQAQRCAVGRSVALRPAIVFADEPTGALDQHNRDVVLDLLLDQVRQIDGLLVAVTHDPEVASRFDRSISLTDGVITGDTDGVRLADRA; this is encoded by the coding sequence TTGACAGAGATCCTGCGGGCGAACGAGCTGTCGCTGCGGTACGGGCAGCAGCAGGTGCTGCGCGAGGTGTCAGTCACCTTTCCGCGGCCCGAGGCGGTTGCCGTCACCGGTCCGTCAGGCTCCGGCAAGACCAGCCTGCTCTACGCCCTCTCGGGCCTGGAGCGAGGTGTCACCGGATCGGTCTGGCTGCTTGGTCACAGGTTGGATGAGCTCGACGCAGACCGGCTCTCCGACCTGCGGCTCCACAACGTCGGGTTCGTGTTCCAGTCGGCAGACCTCGTTCCCGAGCTGACGCTGCGGCAGAACATCGCGCTGCCCCTCCAGCTGGCGGGCACCTCCCGGCGTTCGGTACGGGAGCGCGTCGAGGAGCTCGTCGAGACTTTGGGCCTGACCCAGAGCGCCGATCGCCGTCCCAGCCAGGTGTCGGGTGGGCAGGCGCAACGCTGCGCCGTGGGCCGGTCCGTAGCACTCCGGCCGGCCATCGTGTTCGCGGACGAGCCGACCGGCGCGCTCGACCAGCACAACCGCGACGTCGTCCTCGACCTGCTGCTCGACCAGGTGCGCCAGATCGATGGTCTGCTCGTCGCCGTCACCCACGACCCCGAGGTGGCTTCACGCTTCGACCGCTCCATCTCGCTCACTGACGGTGTGATCACGGGCGACACGGACGGAGTGCGCCTTGCGGACCGGGCGTGA